A single window of Nicotiana tomentosiformis chromosome 1, ASM39032v3, whole genome shotgun sequence DNA harbors:
- the LOC104096116 gene encoding very-long-chain aldehyde decarbonylase CER1-like isoform X1 — MQWKQRLLREDRGRTKLQGLYFAKKKLYKSMASKPGILTEWPWTFLGNFKYLVLAPFVGHSIYTYFMSKDESQRDIGYLIILPLLLSRVIHNQIWISLSRYRTAKGNNRIVDKSIEFDQIDRESNWDDQIIFNGLIYYIGYLLLEQAHHLPLWRTDGIIIIALLHIGPVEFLYYWLHRALHHHFLYSRYHSHHHSSIVTEPITSVIHPFAEHISYFLLFSIPLLTATLTGTASITAFGAYITYIDFMNNMGHCNFELIPKWIFSIFPALKYLVYTPSYHSLHHTQFRTNYSLFMPMYDYIYDTLDKSSDTLYEKSLEREAELPDVVHLTHLTTPESIYHLRLGLASLASKPQSSKWYFWLMWPVTLWSIMITWIYGHTFIVERNLFKNLKLQTWAIPKYRIQYFMKWQRETINNLIEEAIMEADQKDIKVLSLGLLNQEEQLNSNGELYIKRNPQLKVKVIDGSSLAVAVVINSIPKGTSQVVLRGRLSKVAYSIALALCQGGIQVVTLDQEEYRRLKTKLTPEAATNLVLSKSYNISKTWLVGDGLSEDEQLKAPKGTLFIPYSQFPPSKARKDCFYFSTPAMITPKHLENVDSCENWLPRRVMSAWRIAGILHALEGWKEHECGNMMFDIDKVWKASLDHGFCPLTMASVTESKN; from the exons ATGCAGTGGAAGCAAAGGCTTTTAAGAGAAGACAGAGGAAGAACAAAACTACAAGGACTTTATTTTGCGAAGAAGAAGCTGTACAAAAGCATGGCTTCTAAACCTGGCATTCTCACTGAATGGCCATGGACATTTCTTGGAAACTTCAAG TACTTGGTTTTGGCACCATTTGTGGGTCACAGCATATACACATACTTTATGAGCAAGGATGAAAGCCAGAGGGACATTGGATACCTAATCATACTCCCACTTCTACTTTCGAGAGTGATTCACAATCAGATATGGATATCTCTATCTCGTTACAGGACTGCCAAGGGTAATAATCGAATTGTTGATAAAAGCATCGAATTTGATCAAATTGACAGAGAAAGCAACTG GGATGATCAGATCATATTTAATGGACTGATATACTATATTGGATACCTGTTGCTGGAACAAGCTCATCATTTGCCTTTGTGGAGAACTGACGGCATCATTATTATTGCGTTGCTTCATATTGGTCCTGTCGAGTTTCTCTATTATTGGCTTCACAGAGCTCTGCACCACCATTTTCTCTACTCTCGTTATCATTCGCATCACCATTCCTCCATTGTTACTGAGCCCATCACTT CTGTAATTCACCCGTTTGCCGAGCACATATCATATTTCTTGCTCTTTTCCATACCATTGCTCACCGCTACACTCACTGGAACTGCTTCTATAACTGCATTTGGTGCGTACATCACCTACATTGATTTCATGAACAACATGGGGCATTGCAACTTTGAGCTCATTCCTAAGTGGATATTCTCTATATTTCCCGCTCTCAAGTACTTGGTGTATACGCCCTC GTACCACTCACTACATCACACTCAATTCAGGACAAATTATTCACTTTTCATGCCAATGTATGACTATATTTATGATACACTAGACAAGTCATCAGATACATTGTATGAAAAGTCACTTGAGAGAGAAGCTGAATTGCCTGATGTGGTGCACCTTACACATCTAACAACCCCAGAATCCATTTACCATCTCCGTCTAGGGTTAGCATCCTTGGCTTCGAAGCCTCAGTCCTCTAAGTGGTATTTCTGGTTAATGTGGCCCGTCACACTATGGTCTATAATGATTACTTGGATTTATGGTCACACGTTTATTGTCGAGAGAAATTTGTTCAAGAATCTCAAATTACAAACTTGGGCTATCCCAAAGTATCGCATACAA TACTTTATGAAATGGCAAAGAGAGACTATTAACAATTTGATCGAGGAAGCAATCATGGAAGCAGATCAGAAAGACATAAAAGTTTTGAGCCTTGGACTCTTAAATCAG GAAGAGCAACTGAATAGTAATGGTGAGCTTTACATAAAAAGGAATCCTCAGCTGAAAGTGAAGGTGATAGATGGAAGTAGCCTGGCTGTTGCTGTGGTCATAAACTCCATTCCTAAGGGAACTTCCCAAGTTGTCCTTCGAGGCCGTTTGTCCAAAGTTGCTTACTCCATTGCCTTAGCCTTGTGCCAAGGAGGAATTCAG GTTGTCACGTTAGACCAAGAAGAGTACAGGAGACTTAAAACAAAGCTAACCCCCGAGGCTGCAACTAACTTGGTCCTGTCGAAATCTTATAATATTTCAAAG ACATGGCTAGTAGGGGATGGATTGAGTGAAGATGAACAATTAAAAGCACCAAAAGGAACATTATTCATTCCTTATTCACAATTCCCACCAAGTAAAGCTCGAAAGGATTGCTTCTACTTCAGCACACCAGCTATGATTACTCCAAAACATCTTGAAAATGTAGACTCTTGTGAG AATTGGTTGCCACGAAGAGTGATGAGTGCGTGGAGAATAGCTGGGATTTTGCACGCGTTGGAAGGTTGGAAAGAGCACGAGTGTGGTAACATGATGTTTGATATTGACAAAGTATGGAAAGCTAGTCTTGATCATGGTTTTTGCCCATTAACCATGGCTTCTGTTACTGAATCCAAGAACTAG